The nucleotide window TACAGTTGGTCCAGTTGTATCCAGAATTATTGTGTCTGAAGCTTCTCCTATATTTCCTGCCAAATCTGTTGCAATAACAGTTACAGTATTCTCTCCTTCTACTAATAAATCAATTGTAGCTGAATAAGTATTCCCATCAATATCTGCTACAACACTATTTACTTCAATTTTATCAAGATTTAACTCAGTAAAAGTTCCTGTAATTAATTGTGTATTAACCTTAGTGGGGGTAATTACAGGGTCAATAGTTACAATAGGATTAGTATTATCTAAAGTAAATGATCCAGAAAAACCATTCATTTCAAAATTACTAGAATCTCTAACTAAAATAGTATATTCACCATCATCTATAGAAGTAGTATTCCATTGAAATGGGGAATTACTATATCCTCTAAAAGGTTGAATAACTTCCCATCCTCCATTACCTAAAACTATATCTACAAAATCTCCTTCAAATCCTATCGCTGTCCATTCAATATCATAAACACCTTTTACATCTTCATCAGCGATAGGTGAAGTAACTTGAATTGAACTTATTGCACCCAAAACACTCCCACTCATCATTCCAATCATCAAAACCATCATAGAAATCAAAACTATACTTTTATTTAGAAAAAAACCTTTTTTATTATTCATTTTTAAACCACCCTCATAATTTTTAATAAAAATTAAGTTATTTTCTATTTAAAAGTAGTACTTATATAAAAGCATTTATGAAATCAAAACTATATGACAAAAAAGTAGAAATTTTTTCAGTACTGGGTTGTGACAAAAAAGAAATAATTAAAATCAACCAATTCGGGTATAAAAAAGTTCATTTTCAAAAAATTATAGTCATAAACTTTTCTATTTTGGAATAGCAAATAAATAAAAAACATAAGAATAACAACATTTAAAAGTTATATAAAAATCTATTATTATTATGAAATCAACAAGAAGCCCAATATGTACTGTCATGGGCCATGTCGACCATGGAAAATCAAGTATATTAGATAATATTAGAGGCAGCGCTATTGTTAAATCTGAAGCAGGAGCAATTACCCAGGCAATTGGAGCTTCTATAATACCATTAAATACAATAAAAAATATTTGTGGTGATTTGTTAAAACAGCTAAAGATGGATTTTACAATTCCTGGCTTACTATTTATAGATACTCCAGGCCACGCAGCATTCACAAATCTAAGAAAAAGGGGTGGAAACCTAGCAGACATAGCAATCTTAGTTATTGATGTAAATGAAGGTATAAAACCTCAAACAATGGAAAGTATTGAAATTCTAAAACAATATAAAACCCCTTTTGTTATTGCACTTAATAAAATTGATCTAATTTCTGGCTGGCAAACCAAAAAGATAAATATCCTATCATCAATAACGCAACAATCACAATCAATACAACAAATTTTAGACAAAAAATTATATGAGCTAGTTGGAAAACTATCAGAAATTAAAATCAATTCTGAAAGATTTGACAGAGTTGATGATTATACCAAACAAATAGCAATGATACCTTGCTCTGCAAAAACAGGAGAGGGAATTCCTGAATTATTAATGGTTTTAACAGGATTAGCTCAAAGATTTTTAGAGAAATGTCTTGAATGTGATGTAGATGGAAGTGCAAAAGGAACTATCTTAGAAGTAAAAGAAGAAAAAGGCTTAGGAAAAACAATTGATGTAATTATTTACGACGGGACATTAAAAACAGGTGATACAATTGTTATTGCGGGTCTTGAAAAATCAATAACAACCAAAGTAAAAGCTTTGTTTGAACCAGTACCATTAGCAGAAATCCGTGATAAAAAATCTAATTTTAAATCAGTAAAAAAAGTTAGTGCAGCAACTGGTGTAAAAATATCTGCCTTGGATATAGATGAAGTTGTTTCAGGAATGCCTTTAAGATCCTGCCAGAAAAAAGAGATAGAAAAAACCAAACAAGAGCTACAACAAGAAGTTAAAGAAGTTTTGATTGAAACAGACAAAGAAGGAATTGTCATAAAAGCAGATTCTTTAGGAAGCTTAGAAGCCTTAATAAAACTACTAAAAGAAAATGAGGTATCTATAAGAAGAGCTTCGATTGGCAATATAACAAAAAAAGATATTGCAGAAGCAGAATCCAATTTTGAAAAAGATCCTCTAAAATCAGTAATACTGGCATTTAATATTGAAGAAGGATCTGTAAATGAGAATGTAAAAATTATTTCAAGTGATATAATCTACAAAATAATTGAAGATTATGATAAATGGAAAAAAGACAAACTTCTTGAAATGCAGGAATGCCAGATAGATAAATTGATAAGACCTTGCAAAATAAAAATCATGGCTGGTTATATTTTCAGACAATCTAATCCAGCAATTGTTGGATCAGATATTTTAGCAGGAACTCTTAGAATAGGTATGCCCCTGATGAATTCACAGGGAAAAGAGATTACAGAAGTAAAAAGCATTCAGGCAGATAAAGATAAACTAGAAAAAGCAGAATCAGGAAAACAAGTTGCAGTCTCAATGCCAAATGTAACTGTAGGCAGGCAGATAAATGAAAATGATGAATTATATTCTTCTATTCCGGAGGAAGATTTTAAAAAATTAAAAAATCTAAAAGAATTCTTAACAAAAGAAGAGGTTGAAGTTATAAAAGAGATAGCAGAAATAAAAAGAAAAGAGAATGTAGTTT belongs to Candidatus Woesearchaeota archaeon B3_Woes and includes:
- a CDS encoding translation initiation factor IF-2, translating into MKSTRSPICTVMGHVDHGKSSILDNIRGSAIVKSEAGAITQAIGASIIPLNTIKNICGDLLKQLKMDFTIPGLLFIDTPGHAAFTNLRKRGGNLADIAILVIDVNEGIKPQTMESIEILKQYKTPFVIALNKIDLISGWQTKKINILSSITQQSQSIQQILDKKLYELVGKLSEIKINSERFDRVDDYTKQIAMIPCSAKTGEGIPELLMVLTGLAQRFLEKCLECDVDGSAKGTILEVKEEKGLGKTIDVIIYDGTLKTGDTIVIAGLEKSITTKVKALFEPVPLAEIRDKKSNFKSVKKVSAATGVKISALDIDEVVSGMPLRSCQKKEIEKTKQELQQEVKEVLIETDKEGIVIKADSLGSLEALIKLLKENEVSIRRASIGNITKKDIAEAESNFEKDPLKSVILAFNIEEGSVNENVKIISSDIIYKIIEDYDKWKKDKLLEMQECQIDKLIRPCKIKIMAGYIFRQSNPAIVGSDILAGTLRIGMPLMNSQGKEITEVKSIQADKDKLEKAESGKQVAVSMPNVTVGRQINENDELYSSIPEEDFKKLKNLKEFLTKEEVEVIKEIAEIKRKENVVWGV